The following proteins are co-located in the Alcaligenes faecalis genome:
- a CDS encoding DUF2892 domain-containing protein, whose product MKSNVGSVDRIIRILVGVVLIVLAVTNVIGWWGWLGLIPLITGLVGFCPLYPILGLSTCPLKKRQ is encoded by the coding sequence ATGAAAAGCAACGTCGGTAGTGTAGATCGTATTATCCGTATCCTTGTCGGTGTGGTGCTGATTGTGCTGGCAGTCACGAACGTTATTGGCTGGTGGGGCTGGCTGGGCCTGATCCCCCTGATCACGGGCCTGGTTGGTTTTTGTCCGCTGTACCCCATACTGGGCTTGAGCACCTGCCCGCTGAAAAAGCGTCAGTAA
- a CDS encoding zeta toxin family protein, giving the protein MSGNNADTGKSKKILIIAGPNGAGKTTFARSFLPAEAEVLRFINADLIAAGLSPFAPESAAIKAGRLMLDELKEAVRLGESFALETTLSGQGYVRHIEKWQAQGYRVSLYFLSLPDADMAIARVAERVRQGGHNIPEPVIRRRFAAGMKNFLHHYRDTVDDWVLYDNAGSVPVLLEWGEKDE; this is encoded by the coding sequence ATGTCTGGCAACAACGCTGACACGGGCAAGAGCAAAAAGATTCTGATCATTGCTGGCCCGAACGGGGCAGGCAAGACGACGTTTGCGCGTTCTTTCCTCCCGGCCGAGGCGGAAGTGCTGCGCTTTATCAATGCAGATCTGATCGCAGCGGGCCTGTCTCCGTTTGCGCCAGAAAGCGCGGCCATCAAGGCCGGTCGTTTGATGCTGGATGAGCTGAAAGAGGCGGTTCGCCTGGGCGAGAGCTTCGCGCTGGAAACGACCTTGTCTGGCCAGGGCTATGTGCGTCATATTGAAAAATGGCAGGCGCAGGGCTATCGAGTCAGCTTGTATTTTTTAAGTCTACCCGATGCGGATATGGCGATCGCGCGGGTGGCAGAACGGGTACGTCAGGGTGGTCATAACATCCCCGAACCCGTCATTCGTCGCCGCTTTGCGGCTGGCATGAAGAACTTCCTGCATCATTATCGGGATACCGTGGATGATTGGGTTTTGTACGATAACGCAGGTAGTGTGCCAGTCCTGTTGGAGTGGGGAGAGAAAGATGAATAA
- a CDS encoding helix-turn-helix transcriptional regulator, protein MGYASPERGGRALDLSHSDTSPLLVSGLIEHYPAGHEVPRHSHHRGHLLYATQGVLLVQADTGQWLVPPTTAVWLRPGVPHQLNATTAVNVHGLFLDEILAAQLPDHDCVIHVTPLVRELIAALVQVIPQEPPPLRDALLGQLLIEELRVLHPLPFHLPWPEDELMRRICEDLVRSPAQQKTMDEVAQHYALTPKTLHRRFLKSTGMNLGKWRQQMRLMASIQFLLQGKSITQAALESGYESLSAYSVAFKKTFAYPPSEFLATLSQYPDTGQDAGMV, encoded by the coding sequence ATGGGCTACGCATCCCCTGAGCGCGGTGGGCGGGCGCTGGACTTGTCGCACTCCGATACCTCGCCCTTGCTGGTCAGCGGGCTGATCGAACATTACCCCGCCGGGCATGAAGTGCCCCGCCATAGCCACCACCGTGGGCATCTTTTGTATGCCACTCAAGGCGTACTGCTGGTGCAGGCCGATACCGGTCAGTGGCTGGTGCCCCCTACTACGGCTGTCTGGTTGCGGCCCGGTGTGCCGCATCAGCTCAATGCCACCACCGCAGTGAATGTGCATGGTCTGTTTCTTGATGAAATTCTGGCCGCGCAATTGCCGGACCATGATTGCGTGATCCATGTCACGCCACTGGTACGTGAACTGATTGCCGCGCTGGTACAGGTGATTCCGCAAGAACCCCCCCCTTTACGAGACGCACTGCTGGGCCAGCTATTGATTGAAGAGCTGCGCGTGCTGCATCCCCTGCCTTTTCATTTGCCCTGGCCGGAAGATGAGTTGATGCGGCGGATTTGCGAAGATCTGGTGCGCTCGCCCGCCCAGCAAAAAACAATGGATGAGGTGGCGCAACACTACGCCTTGACGCCGAAAACCCTGCATCGGCGTTTTCTGAAAAGCACGGGGATGAATCTGGGGAAATGGCGGCAGCAGATGCGGCTGATGGCATCGATCCAGTTTCTGCTGCAAGGTAAGTCCATCACGCAGGCGGCGCTGGAAAGCGGTTATGAAAGCCTGAGCGCATATTCAGTGGCCTTTAAAAAGACCTTTGCCTATCCGCCTTCGGAGTTTTTGGCAACCTTGAGCCAGTACCCGGATACAGGGCAGGATGCCGGCATGGTCTGA